The following are encoded in a window of Cupriavidus oxalaticus genomic DNA:
- the gspF gene encoding type II secretion system inner membrane protein GspF: protein MPAFRYEAADAAGKTDRGVIEADSARQARSQLRARGLTPLTVDALAGAGLAPRSGSQLFARKLSTQEQALFTRQLASLIVAGLPLDEALGALADQAERPYVHELLAGIRAEVMGGSSLSVALAQHPRDFPDIYRALVSAGEHSGHLGLVLERLAGYIESRNTLTSKIRLAFTYPAIVTVVAFAIVIFLLSYVVPQVVSVFANTKQKLPTLTIIMLWLSDFVRNWWWAALAFIAVVALAVRSLLKQPAVRLEWHRWLLTAPLFGKLIRGYNTARFAGTLAILVSAGVPILRSLQAAGETLTNEALRANVEDANTRVREGASLARALAAQNQFPPVLVHLIRSGEATGNLPVMLDRAAQGEAQELERRTLFLTSLLEPLLILTMGVVVLLIVLAVLMPIIEINQLVR, encoded by the coding sequence ATGCCAGCCTTCCGCTACGAAGCCGCCGACGCCGCCGGCAAGACCGACCGCGGCGTCATCGAGGCCGACAGCGCGCGCCAGGCGCGCTCGCAACTGCGCGCGCGCGGGCTGACGCCGCTGACCGTCGATGCGCTGGCCGGGGCCGGGCTGGCGCCGCGCAGCGGCAGCCAGCTGTTCGCGCGCAAGCTGTCGACGCAGGAGCAGGCGTTGTTCACGCGCCAGCTCGCCAGCCTGATCGTGGCCGGCCTGCCGCTGGACGAAGCGCTCGGCGCGCTGGCCGACCAGGCCGAACGACCGTACGTGCATGAACTGCTGGCCGGCATCCGAGCCGAGGTGATGGGCGGCAGCTCGCTGTCGGTGGCGCTGGCGCAGCATCCGCGCGACTTTCCGGACATCTACCGCGCGCTGGTTTCGGCTGGCGAGCATTCGGGCCATCTCGGGCTGGTGCTGGAGCGGCTGGCGGGCTATATCGAGTCGCGCAATACGCTGACATCGAAGATCCGGCTTGCCTTCACCTATCCGGCTATCGTCACGGTGGTCGCGTTCGCGATCGTGATCTTCCTGCTGTCATACGTGGTGCCGCAGGTGGTAAGCGTGTTTGCGAACACCAAGCAGAAGCTGCCGACGCTCACCATCATCATGCTGTGGCTGTCGGATTTCGTGCGCAACTGGTGGTGGGCGGCACTGGCGTTCATCGCCGTGGTTGCCCTGGCGGTCCGCAGCCTGCTGAAGCAGCCGGCGGTGCGGCTGGAATGGCACCGGTGGCTGCTGACCGCGCCGCTGTTCGGCAAGCTGATTCGCGGTTACAACACCGCACGCTTTGCCGGCACGCTGGCGATCCTGGTGTCGGCGGGCGTGCCGATCCTGCGCAGCCTGCAGGCGGCCGGCGAGACGCTGACCAACGAGGCATTGCGTGCCAACGTGGAAGATGCCAATACGCGCGTGCGTGAAGGCGCATCGCTGGCGCGCGCGCTGGCGGCGCAGAACCAGTTTCCGCCGGTGCTGGTGCATTTGATCCGCTCGGGCGAGGCGACCGGCAACCTGCCGGTGATGCTGGACCGGGCCGCGCAAGGCGAGGCGCAGGAGCTGGAACGGCGCACGCTGTTCCTGACCAGCTTGCTGGAGCCGCTGCTGATCCTGACGATGGGGGTGGTGGTGCTGTTGATCGTGCTGGCGGTGTTGATGCCGATCATCGAGATCAATCAGCTGGTGCGTTAG